In Hirundo rustica isolate bHirRus1 chromosome 2, bHirRus1.pri.v3, whole genome shotgun sequence, one genomic interval encodes:
- the ASB9 gene encoding ankyrin repeat and SOCS box protein 9 isoform X1, translating into MDDERTNQNASKLQAAGGAVSAAAPSDPLPRDFVSDWSPLHEASIHGRLLSLKKLIEQGNDVNLVTADQVSPLHEACLGGHAACASVLLKHGAQVNGVTVDWHTPLFNTCVSGSVACLNLLLEHGASLQPPCDLASPIHEAAKRGHVQCVELLASRGVNIDHNIKHLGTPLYVACENQQLNCAKKLLESGADVNSGKGLDSPLHTAARSCSVELVKLLMDFGADIWVKNAENKRPVELVPPGCPVGQLFLQREGPLSLMQLCRLCIRRCFGYKQHQKITGLLLPDELKHFLLHI; encoded by the exons ATGGATGATGAGAGAACTAATCAAAATGCCAGCAAACTGCAAGCAGCTGGAGGCGCGGTGTCTGCCGCGGCTCCATCCGACCCGCTGCCGAGGG ACTTTGTTTCAGACTGGTCTCCTTTACATGAGGCCTCTATCCATGGGCGTCTGCTTTCTCTGAAGAAGCTCATTGAACAG GGGAATGATGTCAATCTTGTTACAGCAGACCAGGTGTCTCCTCTCCATGAAGCCTGCCTGGGGGGTCATGCTGCTTGTGCCAGTGTCTTGTTAAAACATGGTGCTCAG GTGAACGGAGTGACTGTTGACTGGCACACACCACTGTTCAACACTTGTGTCAGTGGCAGTGTGGCTTGCTTGAATTTACTGCTGGAGCATGGAGCCAGCCTACAACCACCCTGTGACCTGGCATCCCCCATCCACGAAGCTGCTAAGAGAG GTCATGTGCAATGTGTTGAACTGCTTGCGTCCCGTGGGGTAAATATAGATCACAACATCAAGCACCTGGGTACTCCTCTTTATGTAGCATGTGAGAACCAGCAACTGAACTGTGCCAAGAAGCTGCTTGAGTcag GAGCAGACGTGAACAGCGGCAAGGGCCTGGACTCCCCTCTGCACACGGCTGCCAGGAGTTGCAGTGTGGAGCTGGTGAAGCTGCTGATGGATTTTGGAGCAGACATTTGGGTGAAGAATGCTGAAAACAAGAGGCCAGTGGAGCTGGTTCCACCGGGCTGCCCTGTGGgccagctcttcctgcagagAGAAG GGCCACTGTCCTTGATGCAGCTGTGCCGCCTGTGCATCAGGAGGTGCTTTGGATACAAGCAGCACCAAAAAATAACTGGACTTCTCCTCCCAGACGagctgaaacattttcttctccacaTTTGA
- the ASB9 gene encoding ankyrin repeat and SOCS box protein 9 isoform X3 — translation MDDERTNQNASKLQAAGGAVSAAAPSDPLPRADQVSPLHEACLGGHAACASVLLKHGAQVNGVTVDWHTPLFNTCVSGSVACLNLLLEHGASLQPPCDLASPIHEAAKRGHVQCVELLASRGVNIDHNIKHLGTPLYVACENQQLNCAKKLLESGADVNSGKGLDSPLHTAARSCSVELVKLLMDFGADIWVKNAENKRPVELVPPGCPVGQLFLQREGPLSLMQLCRLCIRRCFGYKQHQKITGLLLPDELKHFLLHI, via the exons ATGGATGATGAGAGAACTAATCAAAATGCCAGCAAACTGCAAGCAGCTGGAGGCGCGGTGTCTGCCGCGGCTCCATCCGACCCGCTGCCGAGGG CAGACCAGGTGTCTCCTCTCCATGAAGCCTGCCTGGGGGGTCATGCTGCTTGTGCCAGTGTCTTGTTAAAACATGGTGCTCAG GTGAACGGAGTGACTGTTGACTGGCACACACCACTGTTCAACACTTGTGTCAGTGGCAGTGTGGCTTGCTTGAATTTACTGCTGGAGCATGGAGCCAGCCTACAACCACCCTGTGACCTGGCATCCCCCATCCACGAAGCTGCTAAGAGAG GTCATGTGCAATGTGTTGAACTGCTTGCGTCCCGTGGGGTAAATATAGATCACAACATCAAGCACCTGGGTACTCCTCTTTATGTAGCATGTGAGAACCAGCAACTGAACTGTGCCAAGAAGCTGCTTGAGTcag GAGCAGACGTGAACAGCGGCAAGGGCCTGGACTCCCCTCTGCACACGGCTGCCAGGAGTTGCAGTGTGGAGCTGGTGAAGCTGCTGATGGATTTTGGAGCAGACATTTGGGTGAAGAATGCTGAAAACAAGAGGCCAGTGGAGCTGGTTCCACCGGGCTGCCCTGTGGgccagctcttcctgcagagAGAAG GGCCACTGTCCTTGATGCAGCTGTGCCGCCTGTGCATCAGGAGGTGCTTTGGATACAAGCAGCACCAAAAAATAACTGGACTTCTCCTCCCAGACGagctgaaacattttcttctccacaTTTGA
- the ASB9 gene encoding ankyrin repeat and SOCS box protein 9 isoform X2, producing the protein MMRELIKMPANCKQLEARCLPRLHPTRCRGGNDVNLVTADQVSPLHEACLGGHAACASVLLKHGAQVNGVTVDWHTPLFNTCVSGSVACLNLLLEHGASLQPPCDLASPIHEAAKRGHVQCVELLASRGVNIDHNIKHLGTPLYVACENQQLNCAKKLLESGADVNSGKGLDSPLHTAARSCSVELVKLLMDFGADIWVKNAENKRPVELVPPGCPVGQLFLQREGPLSLMQLCRLCIRRCFGYKQHQKITGLLLPDELKHFLLHI; encoded by the exons ATGATGAGAGAACTAATCAAAATGCCAGCAAACTGCAAGCAGCTGGAGGCGCGGTGTCTGCCGCGGCTCCATCCGACCCGCTGCCGAGGG GGGAATGATGTCAATCTTGTTACAGCAGACCAGGTGTCTCCTCTCCATGAAGCCTGCCTGGGGGGTCATGCTGCTTGTGCCAGTGTCTTGTTAAAACATGGTGCTCAG GTGAACGGAGTGACTGTTGACTGGCACACACCACTGTTCAACACTTGTGTCAGTGGCAGTGTGGCTTGCTTGAATTTACTGCTGGAGCATGGAGCCAGCCTACAACCACCCTGTGACCTGGCATCCCCCATCCACGAAGCTGCTAAGAGAG GTCATGTGCAATGTGTTGAACTGCTTGCGTCCCGTGGGGTAAATATAGATCACAACATCAAGCACCTGGGTACTCCTCTTTATGTAGCATGTGAGAACCAGCAACTGAACTGTGCCAAGAAGCTGCTTGAGTcag GAGCAGACGTGAACAGCGGCAAGGGCCTGGACTCCCCTCTGCACACGGCTGCCAGGAGTTGCAGTGTGGAGCTGGTGAAGCTGCTGATGGATTTTGGAGCAGACATTTGGGTGAAGAATGCTGAAAACAAGAGGCCAGTGGAGCTGGTTCCACCGGGCTGCCCTGTGGgccagctcttcctgcagagAGAAG GGCCACTGTCCTTGATGCAGCTGTGCCGCCTGTGCATCAGGAGGTGCTTTGGATACAAGCAGCACCAAAAAATAACTGGACTTCTCCTCCCAGACGagctgaaacattttcttctccacaTTTGA